The Limisphaerales bacterium sequence GTGGCTTAGGTGGATTGGGGCGCGGCTTGGGCGGTTGGATCACTGGTTTCACCGGCGGACGGGGTGGTGTCACTTCAGGATGCCGCGTGGCGCTCGGTTGATTTAAATTGGGTTTGGACTGCGGTGGCGTGGGTGGGTTGAGCAAATCTTCCAGCACGTTGGGGGCAATCATGCTGAGCACAGGCGGTACTTTCTCCGGTTGGGTCACAAAAAATGCCGCGCCTAAAATCAGCGCCGCCACCAGCAGCACATGCAGGCCAACGGAGATGAAAAAACATTTTTTAAGTAATCGCGTCATCGGTTGTCCTCCTTGGTTCGCAGTGAGAATTGGGTGAGCCCGTTTTTCACGCAGGCATCAATCACCGCATACGTGTGCTTGTTCATGCCCTGTTGATCAGCCCGGATGTAAACGACGGTCTTGGGGTTTTCCGTGTGCGCCAGAATTAAGGCCGCTTCGAGTTGGGCGAGATCCATCGGTTTGCGATCGAACAGGAAACGGCCATCGCGGCTGATTTCCACAGTGCGCACGTCATTGCGGTCGATGGCCACATCGGTCGCCCCCCCTTCGGGAAGTTCAAGCTTCATCCCCTGCTCAAGCAGCGGGGTGGCGATGACGAAAATAATCAGCAACACAAACGCGAGGTCCAACATCGGCGTCACGTTTAAGTCGGCGAGGGTTACCAACGGATTGCGTTTGGAAAACC is a genomic window containing:
- a CDS encoding biopolymer transporter ExbD, encoding MRRFSKRNPLVTLADLNVTPMLDLAFVLLIIFVIATPLLEQGMKLELPEGGATDVAIDRNDVRTVEISRDGRFLFDRKPMDLAQLEAALILAHTENPKTVVYIRADQQGMNKHTYAVIDACVKNGLTQFSLRTKEDNR